The following proteins are co-located in the Corynebacterium aquilae DSM 44791 genome:
- the rbsD gene encoding D-ribose pyranase — MKRSGLTNPQLLRAIAQLGHTDTFAIADAGLPIPKDVEVVDLSIDFGFPEFVDVAQRILPSIVAEKAELALEAPEGVLHVVSDQLQDAVIEQCSHEDLKRKLRDVKFVVRTGSVTPYANVIVHSGVPF, encoded by the coding sequence ATGAAGCGCAGCGGATTAACGAATCCCCAGCTTCTGCGCGCGATCGCCCAGCTGGGGCACACAGATACGTTCGCTATTGCGGACGCTGGACTGCCAATTCCCAAAGATGTCGAGGTTGTCGACCTCAGCATCGATTTTGGTTTCCCCGAGTTCGTAGACGTAGCACAGAGAATATTGCCGTCAATCGTTGCTGAAAAAGCCGAGCTGGCACTCGAAGCTCCGGAGGGAGTTTTGCACGTCGTTAGCGACCAACTTCAAGACGCTGTGATCGAGCAGTGCTCACACGAAGACCTTAAACGGAAACTTCGTGACGTAAAGTTTGTTGTTCGCACTGGATCAGTGACTCCCTATGCCAATGTGATCGTTCACAGTGGGGTGCCGTTCTAA
- the pth gene encoding aminoacyl-tRNA hydrolase has protein sequence MSFFTEFARKVRAIFAGGTAAPHGDASRPNTAEAVVPQWLIVGLGNPGAQYEATPHNVGYMVVDAMIDGPLEKLPGTKALVRVQEISGTSVALVRSTTYMNESGLAIGQLAKRWDIAPDHVIVIHDELDLPAGTVRLKQGGSENGHNGLKSTTEQLGTRDYVRVRCGIDRPAPGQSVTEHVLGAISFDPETEIDRAARGAQMIVTEGLGKAQNVIHSEK, from the coding sequence ATGTCTTTTTTCACCGAGTTTGCACGCAAGGTGCGCGCCATCTTCGCCGGCGGCACCGCAGCACCCCACGGCGACGCGTCCCGCCCAAACACAGCTGAGGCCGTCGTACCGCAGTGGCTGATCGTGGGATTGGGAAATCCCGGCGCCCAGTACGAGGCAACGCCCCACAACGTCGGCTACATGGTGGTTGACGCCATGATCGACGGCCCCTTGGAGAAACTGCCGGGCACCAAAGCTCTCGTGAGAGTGCAAGAAATCTCTGGCACATCGGTGGCACTCGTACGGTCGACGACATATATGAACGAATCCGGCTTGGCGATAGGTCAACTGGCCAAACGTTGGGATATTGCCCCGGATCATGTCATCGTCATTCACGATGAATTGGACCTACCTGCTGGGACCGTGCGTTTGAAACAGGGCGGCAGCGAAAACGGCCACAACGGATTGAAATCGACGACAGAACAGTTGGGCACTCGGGATTATGTTCGTGTGCGATGTGGTATCGATCGTCCTGCCCCAGGACAATCAGTCACCGAACATGTACTGGGCGCTATCTCTTTTGACCCGGAGACAGAAATCGACCGTGCAGCACGTGGCGCCCAAATGATCGTCACGGAGGGCCTAGGCAAGGCACAAAATGTGATCCATTCAGAAAAGTAA